A stretch of the Zeugodacus cucurbitae isolate PBARC_wt_2022May chromosome 6, idZeuCucr1.2, whole genome shotgun sequence genome encodes the following:
- the LOC105210912 gene encoding serine protease grass isoform X2, with amino-acid sequence MAGLKPSLFACFLLCCCCCNVFTVAYQRYCRENGIHGQCGLYENCETLRGIPLTDEMRNNTDCANSGLSGDVVCCLRRSSRRTTRTTTRRIVYTTATTPASLLEKEYINPRGLALLNQNKCGSLNNDRVANGIDAKLGEFPWSALLLYAEKKPLCGGSVITDRFVLTAAHCIRDDLQLVRLGEHDLSTAVDCAKICQTYEEFGIDPQQKPFIHPDYDDSTKYKDIALIKLDRTIDFQTYNHIKPICLPITPSDYNLVPRAILVLAGWGLTEKNERRQAEILQKGLLRFEPLDVCKELYPLYTAILVALYFGKPDTL; translated from the exons ATGGCGGGTCTTAAACCGAGTTTATTTGCCTGCTTTctactttgctgttgttgttgtaatgtattCACAGTAG CTTATCAACGTTATTGTCGAGAAAATGGTATTCATGGACAATGTGGATTGTATGAAAACTGTGAAACGCTGCGGGGAATTCCATTAACCGATGAAATGAGAAATAACACAGATTGCGCAAATTCCGGACTT AGTGGTGACGTTGTCTGCTGTTTACGAAGAAGTAGTAGAAGAACAACCCGAACAACAACTAGAAGAATAGTCTATACAACAGCCACGACACCTGCATCATTACTGGAAAAGGAATACATAAATCCGCGTGGACTCGCTTTACTCAATCAAAACAAATGTGGGAGTTTAAATAATGATCGCGTAGCTAATGGCATTGATGCTAAACTGGGCGAATTCCCGTGGTCTGCTCTACTACTCTATGCGGAGAAGAAACCACTGTGTGGTGGTTCCGTTATTACCGATCGATTTGTTTTGACAGCTGCCCACTGCATTCGAGACGATTT ACAATTAGTGCGCTTGGGCGAACATGATCTGTCAACCGCAGTAGATTGCGCAAAAATTTGTCAAACATATGAAGAATTCGGTATAGATCCACAACAGAAACCATTTATACATCCCGACTACGATGACTCGACCAAATACAAAGATATTGCTTTGATAAAACTTGATAGAACTATAGATTTTCAAA cTTATAATCACATAAAACCAATTTGTTTACCAATAACACCAAGTGATTATAATTTGGTGCCAAGGGCTATCCTAGTGTTAGCTGGATGGGGACTAACAGAGAAAAATGAAA GACGCCAGGCTGAAATTCTTCAGAAAGGTCTTCTCAGATTCGAACCATTGGATGTTTGCAAAGAGTTATACCCATTATATACG GCGATTCTGGTAGCCCTATATTTTGGAAAACCAGATACTCTGTAG
- the LOC105210912 gene encoding phenoloxidase-activating factor 3 isoform X1: MAGLKPSLFACFLLCCCCCNVFTVAYQRYCRENGIHGQCGLYENCETLRGIPLTDEMRNNTDCANSGLSGDVVCCLRRSSRRTTRTTTRRIVYTTATTPASLLEKEYINPRGLALLNQNKCGSLNNDRVANGIDAKLGEFPWSALLLYAEKKPLCGGSVITDRFVLTAAHCIRDDLQLVRLGEHDLSTAVDCAKICQTYEEFGIDPQQKPFIHPDYDDSTKYKDIALIKLDRTIDFQTYNHIKPICLPITPSDYNLVPRAILVLAGWGLTEKNERRQAEILQKGLLRFEPLDVCKELYPLYTVDNSKLCIKSGSNHTVSCQGDSGSPIFWKTRYSVGRFWRWHYTQIGLVSLGFGGRCGGLTERPFMYENVTDSLAWLTNTILK, translated from the exons ATGGCGGGTCTTAAACCGAGTTTATTTGCCTGCTTTctactttgctgttgttgttgtaatgtattCACAGTAG CTTATCAACGTTATTGTCGAGAAAATGGTATTCATGGACAATGTGGATTGTATGAAAACTGTGAAACGCTGCGGGGAATTCCATTAACCGATGAAATGAGAAATAACACAGATTGCGCAAATTCCGGACTT AGTGGTGACGTTGTCTGCTGTTTACGAAGAAGTAGTAGAAGAACAACCCGAACAACAACTAGAAGAATAGTCTATACAACAGCCACGACACCTGCATCATTACTGGAAAAGGAATACATAAATCCGCGTGGACTCGCTTTACTCAATCAAAACAAATGTGGGAGTTTAAATAATGATCGCGTAGCTAATGGCATTGATGCTAAACTGGGCGAATTCCCGTGGTCTGCTCTACTACTCTATGCGGAGAAGAAACCACTGTGTGGTGGTTCCGTTATTACCGATCGATTTGTTTTGACAGCTGCCCACTGCATTCGAGACGATTT ACAATTAGTGCGCTTGGGCGAACATGATCTGTCAACCGCAGTAGATTGCGCAAAAATTTGTCAAACATATGAAGAATTCGGTATAGATCCACAACAGAAACCATTTATACATCCCGACTACGATGACTCGACCAAATACAAAGATATTGCTTTGATAAAACTTGATAGAACTATAGATTTTCAAA cTTATAATCACATAAAACCAATTTGTTTACCAATAACACCAAGTGATTATAATTTGGTGCCAAGGGCTATCCTAGTGTTAGCTGGATGGGGACTAACAGAGAAAAATGAAA GACGCCAGGCTGAAATTCTTCAGAAAGGTCTTCTCAGATTCGAACCATTGGATGTTTGCAAAGAGTTATACCCATTATATACGGTAGATAATTCGAAGCTTTGTATTAAGTCTGGTAGTAACCATACGGTTTCTTGTCAAGGCGATTCTGGTAGCCCTATATTTTGGAAAACCAGATACTCTGTAGGCAGATTCTGGCGATGGCATTATACACAAATTGGTTTGGTATCTCTAGGTTTTGGTGGTAGATGTGGCGGTTTAACTGAAAGGCCATTTATGTACGAAAATGTCACAGATTCCTTGGCATGGTTAACGAATACCATTCTAAAATGA
- the LOC105210913 gene encoding protein CTLA-2-alpha, with product MSTFFNSLHRQSVLLILLLMIVAACSKFCVEDDCSSQRWHLYKVEYKKQYNSQLEEAHRRIIFCKNLRMIDAHNERYKRGEVTFEMGINQFADMSHEEFLRWLHTGSRDNGSILSSL from the exons ATGAGCACTTTCTTCAACTCGCTACACCGCCAGAGCGTACTCCTGATTCTGCTTTTGATGATAGTTGCGGCTTGCAGCAAATTCTGTGTAGAGGACGATTGCAGCAGTCAAAGATGGCATCTATACAAG GTTGAATACAAAAAGCAATACAATTCGCAGCTCGAGGAAGCTCATCGCCGcattatattttgcaaaaatttacgCATGATCGATGCGCACAATGAGCGTTATAAGCGGGGTGAGGTGACTTTCGAGATGGGCATTAATCAGTTTGCCGACATGAGTCATGAAGAATTTCTCCGCTGGCTGCATACTGGCAGCAGAGATAACGGCAGTATATTATCAAGTTTATAG
- the Cp1 gene encoding procathepsin L has protein sequence MFTTRLLPHLLPAILYCLVIRLAPTAAQQAFIKLCDVQNFDDYLAQTGKVYHDERERQYRESIFIAKKSLVDLTNKYAASGLSSFRLNINPLADLTRREVGRLTASRITFIGEEITSKHTNFVTAKANLQNLPDSFDWREKGGVTPPGFQGFDCGSCWSFATAAALEGHLFRRTGILVPLSQQNLVDCAEEYGNMGCDGGFQEYGFEYIRDHGISIANNYPYTQMENAQCHRNDTGKGVQIRDYARIKPGDEEKMKEVIATLGPLACSINGSPISFEQYMGGIYDDNECNQEEVNHSVVVVGYGTENGRDYWIIKNSYSENWGEAGFMRLLRNANSFCGIASECSYPIL, from the exons atgttcacCACACGTTTATTACCTCACCTATTACCGGCAATACTTTATTGCCTCGTCATACGGCTAGCGCCCACAGCGGCTCAACAAGCATTCATCAAACTCTGTGATGTACAAAATTTTGATGATTATCTGGCGCAGACGGGAAAAGTGTATCACGACGAGCGAGAGCGTCAATATCGTGAATCAATATTTATTGCTAAAAAATCACTCGTCGATTTGACGAATAAATATGCGGCTTCCGGGTTGAGTTCATTCCGTTTGAACATAAATCCTTTGGCGGATTTGACGCGTCGTGAAGTAGGGAGATTGACGGCATCAAGGATTACATTTATTGGAGA GGAAATCACCTCTAAGCATACAAATTTCGTCACTGCCAAGGCGAATCTACAAAATCTCCCCGACTCATTTGATTGGCGCGAAAAGGGTGGTGTCACACCGCCCGGCTTTCAGGGCTTCGACTGTGGTTCGTGTTGGTCTTTCGCCACGGCTGCGGCGCTTGAGGGACATTTGTTTCGACGCACCGGCATACTGGTGCCACTCTCACAACAGAATCTCGTCGATTGTGCTGAGGAGTATGGTAATATGGGCTGTGATGGTGGCTTCCAGGAGTATGGCTTCGAGTATATACGCGATCATGGCATCTCGATAGCGAATAATTATCCATACACACAAATGGAGAATGCGCAGTGTCATCGCAACGATACGGGCAAGGGTGTACAGATACGTGACTATGCGCGCATTAAACCCGGCGACGAGGAGAAAATGAAAGAAGTCATTGCAACACTGGGACCGCTAGCATGCTCCATCAACGGTTCGCCCATATCGTTTGAGCAATACATGGGCGGCATATATGATGATAATGAATGCAATCAGGAGGAGGTGAATCATTCGGTTGTGGTGGTCGGTTATGGCACCGAGAACGGGCGCGACTATTGGATTATTAAGAATTCGTATTCGGAGAATTGGGGTGAAGCTGGTTTTATGCGTTTACTGCGGAATGCGAATAGCTTCTGTGGCATTGCCAGCGAGTGTAGTTATCCGATATTGTAG